From the genome of Macaca thibetana thibetana isolate TM-01 chromosome 8, ASM2454274v1, whole genome shotgun sequence:
TTCCCTATACAGGTTGTCTGTTTGACATACCTATGCCAGATACTGACTTTACAAGGAAGGAGATTTTCGTATATGcatgtggttttattttcctgCAATGGTACTGAAATAATGAACATGCATCCCCATATCAAAAAGTAATGGTTTGAAAACTATCTGGCAAATTATCCATTTtcattaattagttaattatatCAGGTTGATTCTCAACTAGACAGTTACTCCTTCATGCATTATTCACTCATATATTCATATACCAGTTGTTTTCTCTCTCCATTAGTCATTCATAAATCCATTCAGAAACCCTTATTAAGGGTCATCATAATGGATCTGTACCAAGTACTAGTTACTAAATTTGTGACTTATTTCACTCTTTGATATCCAGTCCTTTGTTTACTATTTTACCATAATCTAGCAGGAGTAGTATACAGAAATGGCTTATATTAGCTCTTGAAATTAGAAGTTGGAGTGTTTCAAACCCACTGAAAATTACTAAACTCAGCTCTATGCACAAGTgggtataaaataatttcttcgtcttttttttttttttaactgagtcttgctctgtcacctaggttggggtgcagtggcgtaatttgggctcactgcaatctccgcctcccaggttcaagtgattctactgccacagcctcctgagtagctgggattacagttgtgtgtcaccacacctggctaattttttttgtatttttagtggagacggggtttcaccatgttggccaggctggtcttgaacttctgaccttgggtgatccaccctccttggcctcccaaagtactgggattacaggcttgagccaccaagcctggccaatttcTTAGTCTTAAATGTCAATAATTTAATATTGATACTTTTCAAAGTGAATCTTATAAAGGTTTGGTGTTAGAGAATAATGTTGAAGCTAAAAACTGAAATACTTTGGAGATTGCTACTTATTCTTGCATctgtgaaactaaaaatatttcctaCTTGTACATTTCCCTTATTATGTGACAAGGTGACCCAAGTTAAGATCATTTGAATCCTTGATAATTAGAAACTGGgaaaaaaacatcttttaaaagaacTATAGGGAATATTGGCCTTTAATAATAAAGACAATTTGTTGTGGGGAACGACCATCTTTAGTTATGGGAAAACCACTATTTTCagtcaatttatatttattaacctTACTGGGTGACAGGAACAAATAGACATGTTtctgaatgaaaatatttgagatatGGCAACTTCAAGAACCTCAACCATTctataaattaatagaaaaaatttgCTTATGAAATGAATagttcttctttttgtttttgctttgtttttacagttttcattagagaaatgtttCCTTTCTAAGTATGGATTTAAATTACCCTTTGCCTGTACTTTCAATTTTTTCTCATTGAcctattttatatgttttcttctttaagcactttctcaaagaaaatgagaagaggcCTCAAAGGCAGTGAATTCACTGTGTAAATGTATCACACTGACTACTGATGCCTCTGTTTTTAAGATATGCAGCCCTTGACCTGATTGTCGTGATGACTTGTGGAATCTAATGTGGTGTGGCTAGAAGGATAAGAAGGGGGAACTTTAAAGGGGTCAGCATTAAGGCAGGAAGTGAGTATTCCAGAGGTGAACCTGTGACTAGGATGAGCGAAAACCTGCTTCTCTTTGGGTCCTACTGTGAAATTGTTTAGGACACTTTAACACAAGAGGTGTGGATCCACTTATGGTGCAGAGAGTTCAGGTGGTCATCCTGCAAGAAAGCTGGGGGTTAGATTTGGGTCACTGGAGTACTTGAGGGGTATTCTGTACATTGCTTTTCTCTTCTATCTTTCCTGAACTTTAAGGAAATACTGATGGACTGTGTTATTAAGAGTGAGGCATATCTGATGCTGGTGATTATGTGGTAAGGGGAGAGCAGTGTCTCTTCCCTTGAAACCCGAGTGTGAAAGCAGTGGTCCTTACCTGGAGAAGGTGGCGGTGACCCCCCTCAGCCCATCCAAGAGCAGTCTCAAAAGGGTCGCCACACTGGGAAAATCTCAATAGCTTATTAGTCCATATTCTGGCATACAAGCTGGTGGAGGCTTAAGCCATTGAAATTTACGCATTTGAAGGGAAATGTTGCCTTTCTTTCAAAACATAGATTGGAGACCAAGACATTTGGATAACATTGATACCATCACATGCCTTAGTCTTTGCCTTCTGTTTTAATGAAGGAAAGAACATGATGTTAGCAGGTAGTCAGAGGGCAAAACCCAGGTATCTGATTCTCAATTATTAGCTTTATAACTTTGAGCACTTAAAATCTCTAAACCTTAGTTTTGCCTGAAAATAAGAGCATTCTTACTGGCTATAAAGTTTTCAAATAGTGCTCACAGATTCCATAACAACTTGATTTTCCATTTCAATTtcaatattaaaacatatatgttgaattattttaaattatagtagTTTTAAACACTGAAATGTGTTACGTATTAGAAATAAGCACTTGAAAGACCAATTATATACTAAAATCTGCTGCCAGCTTAACTAATTTCGCACACAGCTTCCCACTCTCTCTGTTTAATTCAAAGGTTCTTCATTGTAGCCaagagaaaacaacaaagaatACCCTAAGATtgctttgttaaaaaacaaacaaacaaacaaaaaacttgaaaacTAAGCTGTTCTCATTTAGTAGGCTTTAGAATTCTGTAGACGATTGAGATACCACAATCTGAAGAACTGATATAAACCATGGTTCTTTTTACTACTCTTCAACTAGATTACTCAACCGATAATATTCTGACttcaatgtttattgaacatgggtcattttttaaatcagtgtggGTTGAAGATATTTGGCTTCTTGTTTGATTTCATCTTCACTAACTTGTACCAAGTCTTGATGGTTACTCATTAATTCATTGTACCCACATTAAATCTTGTACCCACGCTTGTGCTTCTCCATTCACCTGGTAGAGGCTCTCATTTCCCGCCCCCTCATTTGAAAACATCACTATGGACTTCTAAATAAACTTCCTCTGTGTAGCATCTAGACCTCATACTTACTCTATTACCATTCCTAaacatagttttcatttttgacCCTATTTAAGAGGCAAAGTATAAGGCAAGTCCATAAACCTTAGACCATAAAACTTAAGTCTGCCACTCAAGGTCTGGCATGGTGATACTAGATCcctatttatacttttttttcttttttacatttattttttattttttagagattggGTATTGCTACATTGTCCAGGCATGAGTacagtgactattcacaggcgTGATCATAAGggactgcagtctccaactcctgggcttgagcaatcctcccactttagcttccttttctttccaatctaaactctcttcttttgaaaaatgttttactcACTTTTCATCCTCACATGCCAGTTGCATTCCACTTTTGTACTGTAACATACAGTGATTGCCACATGTAGAAATACCATTTTCCTCCTCTACACTCTCCACGGTCTAGTTCTGATCCAAATGTCACTACTTCAACCTACACTATGTTCTTCTTTCTGTGAACAGCTATTAGAACTTACTTTCAACTATACAAACAATACTTGAAATAAACACCCTGTGGATACACTGTACAAATATCTCAGGGTGGCCTAAAGGTAGCCTTCCTTACCACGGTATCCACCTCTCCAGAACCTACCCTATTTGTGCGGCCTGCCCCAGCTCTATCATCTCATATTggtttccttttatcttttggTTCTTTCACTATGCTTAGTCTCACTTAtccttcatgttttcttctaatttacCTTTCAGTATTTCCCAACACTGTTTGCATATTAGAACCACCTGGACACGTTTTACAAGATATAGATTCTCAGAGCTCACAGGCTTGAGTGTTTCTCGAATTGATCTAGGGTAAGGCccaatgtacaaaaatatatacataattggcatttttaaatattccttaGGCAATTCTAGTGAGATAAGTGTTGAGAAGCACTAAATTGAATCAAATTATAAGCTCTTTGAGAAAAGAGTCATGTGTTATATTTCTTTGCCTTCATCCCCTAAATAGTGGATACAAGCCACgtaatcaataaatatatgttgatttggttatttttttttctttctttctttttgaagaggaaagaagatgaaaaagagaCTGGGGAAGAAAGCCCTCTTAAGAATACTCAGCCCTACCAGTTCCAACCTGTGCACCACACAGGTCTTTCTGAACATCTCCATTGATCCCCAAGGATCTGATAATTTGAGAGATTCCTGTTACACACTATTAAGCACCTTAGTTCTGTTCACCTCACTGTTTAATCATTGACTGAAATGGAAAGCATCAGTTAAGCCCATGATTTCAATTCTGAAAATAGTTATTCTCAACGAGCAACTGGAGAAACGTTTTTGACaacatagcatttttttttttttatgttttgttacaGTATTTGTATGTTATGCTTAAGGCCAACATTTATGTTCGTTATGTTACCAGATTCAATATGGATGAATCATAGTGCATCACAACCTATCTGTAAAGAGTGTGTCTTAGCCTCAAGTGGGTAGTTCCCTTTCTAAGTCGAGACTCCTAATTTTGCGGGAGACCATCATGTCTGCCGAGTCACTCTCAATGTCTCTGGCTGGCCCATTGGGCCCACATTCTCTGCTCTCCGCTCCCCCTCAATATGCAAACTCCTGGATTATACAAATGTACAAATCCCAAGCATGAGATTTGCACATCTTTACTCATCAGAGTCACTTTACCATACCACATCACCGTTCCTCAAAATGCAAACCTCTCTCTGGTAAACTTCATCTGAATCTTGGGTGCATTTGACCAACATTTGTGTTGATTCTTGTGCATATGACTTGTAAGTAAGTTTTGTAGACACACATGAAACTGCTCTTTATCTGTGCTGCAGTGATGATGCGGAAAGGCAGACAGAGAGATTCTGCTGATTATACATAGTTATAATGAAGAACTTTTCTAGTTTCATGGCCTGGAGCCTCTAGTTCATTTTAATAGAGCAAGTTATATTAATTAGGTGTATGTAAAGGACAATctttctctttactgatttgTCATTGTGTTAATACAGCTATTCAGTGCCATTTTGAAACTATTCTCATCACAAGGAATAGATTTAGGgtttctcttctattttaaagggaaaaaaagtacgCCAAACTCCTCCAACAATCTGGAATTTTATTCCATCCATATACATGCATAGTAACAACATTTGTTGAGAAATTATTTCTATCAGAAGTAGAACATTATCTTTGCGATCACCAGGTGCAGTATTGCTACTCTTATATTTAAATAGATCTTATATATGAATTAAATTCATACTTGCAGCATTGAGTTTAGGGTTTCGATTTAGACTGTgcctttaaaaagataaaactgattAATACTACCTCATTACTTACAATACTGCTTCCAGtaattttgttcattctttataAAGTATTGCATTTAACAGCAAAGGTTTAAAAATTGAGACAGAGCTGCATCAGCGAAAGAAAATCCAAGTactatacaagaaaaaaattgccatCTTCATTTAACATACAGGTTTAGGATTAAGAAAATGGACAGAAACATACAGCTACATACAAATGCAAAGCCTAGTGACTAAGAGACTGTATCTGCTAAAATATAAAGTGCAAACGGAGCCTGATTATCCAAGAATTGAAATCTTAAGGCGAACTTATAGCATGTGTATTTAGAACATCTTTGCAAGTTATATTTtagcatatacatatatctgCAACAGCATATAAGAAAAAATCAAGATACACAAGTGCTTTTGAAGCTATTTCTAAAatgattttctgtattgtttgtgactattttctttaaaagctaCTATACAGTGCAAACCATATGTGCTACACAATAACTATACAATAACATTACAAATGACtttaatataaagtttttaaataaaaaataacataaccACAGCTATGAATACTGCtggtaaaataaattaattttttttgaaaatggcaCCAATAATACACTTTACTAATGGACTGTAATGAAATTACACCTCAAGTCTTCAACTCAGCCATAATGAATTATCTCCTGATTGCCCAGATGTAAttcaaatagcttttttttttttttttctggactggTTAGAACAACATACTAAACACTGATACCAGAGGTGACTGATGTTTATTCAGTTAGTTCATTTGACATGTTCCGCTGCATGTGATGAGCAATAAAACTTCTTGTGAGTTATAAAGTTTGAAAGGTTGTTGAACTGGATATCACACAGCCGGCAATATTTCCCACTGGTTGGAGCCTGGGTGGAACCATTCACACCTTTTGCTATACTAGACAACTGTTCCTCTGCTGAGGGAATTCCTGGTGAGACATTCTCATTGGCAGCTAATGGGTTCTCAGAGATCCACGAGGGAGATTTGTGGTCGTCTTCATGCTGAGGATTCTGGGAAATGTTCTCTTGCTGTGGGTTGGCAGCAGGTCTCTCATCTTGTTTCAGTCCACCGTTCACTATTACCATTCCTCGATTTTTGGGCAACAATGGTAGAGAATCTTTCTTCAGCGCAGCACACCCATTTGAGGAAGCCTGGCCTTTAGGAGATTCATTTTCGGCATTTGTGCTTTGCTCGATGTCAGTGTTATGGATGACAAGAGAACCAGAAATATAATCACTTGGCTTGATTCCATAATATGGAGAAAGCTGGTCGGctccttttgctttctttattgCTCCAGGGTAAAGGCATTGTGGAAGAAACAaatgtctgttttcttcttttgtagcaATGAGCTGAGCGGCTTCACTAAAGACCTTCAAGCCTTGCAGGGTTGCTAGGTGGGATGAAAATAGGTTTCCATTGGGGGAAGGCTGCTTCAAATTCCcgtttttctcacattttattatGCTTCTTTCGTAGCTGACATCAGGGCTGTTTCGTTCGCTTTCTGGATTCGGAAACACTTTGCCGTCCAGTTGACCCAGGTCATTACGCTGATGTGCAGTAACCGGGCAGAAATTCTGCTTGTGGGCCAGATAGTTTTCTACCTTATTGAAACTGATCTTGCACACAGTGCACTCGTGATAGTCCAGCAGCCTTTTGGGAGACGTGGTCGTCCGCTCAGACTGAGATAAACACTTTTTGCTGAGATCTATGGGCACGTCCATCTCTAGGCAGGAAACACTGGAATGAGTAGTGTCACATTTGGAAACTGGAACACATTTGTTGATCGTCAGGGAAGTTTCCAAGTGCTTAGAGACAATTCCTGGAAAGATATCACATCTTGGGTGGTAGCACTCTCCTAGCCCTTCTGTGGGTTCTTGAGTGGAGGTACAAGGATTACTGAGGTTGGCTACGTCAAGAAATCTCTGCTGAACCAGTGGAGGCCTTTGTTCCTGCTCAGGTAGGCACATCTCATACATCTTTCTGCGCTTGCGTGTGCGCATGGTTCTCTGCATGGCAGGCACTTTGTTGGAAGCAGACCTCTTTAGTGGAGGGTCGTGGCGAGTAGCACAGTAATACTGTTTGTGGACCATGTATGTTTCGTGCCGGCTGAAGGTAATGTTGCAAGCTTCacaggtagtcttatttgggtcaCTTTCCCCATCCACTAAGGGGACACTGGGATTTTTCACATCAACAGGTTTTCCATTAATTTTGTCATCATTGTTAGTGGAGGTGGAGAGCTTCTTAGTTTGAGTGGAAAAGTCCTTGTCATGGCCCTTCCCATTTGGCCCAATTAAATCTAAGACAGTGGAAGAATTGATGCAAGATGTTTGAAGAAGTGGATTCTCAGGATCAGCAGAATGAGCAGCTGGGTTGAGAAGGTTTATGGAGGTTTGGCCGGTGTTGGGACTCAAAGCTTCAGGCATCTTTTCTGACACACTAGGGAACTCTGGGGACTTAGCCATCTGCTGCCATCGGCTGCTGCAATAATGCTTTTTGTGCACTAGATAATTATCCAAATTATTGAATGTTATGTTA
Proteins encoded in this window:
- the ZFPM2 gene encoding zinc finger protein ZFPM2 isoform X4 produces the protein MVGFASDLLTQNLCVWILGCCGVTVSPGPLEDAIEDEEEECPSEETDIISKGDFPLEESFSTEFGPENLSCEEVEYFCNKGDDEGIQETAESDGDTQSEKPGQSGVETDDWDGPGELEVFQKDGERKIQSRQQLPVGTTWGPFPGKMDLNNNSLKTKAQVPMVLTAGPKWLLDVTWQGVEDNKNNCIVYSKGGQLWCTTTKAISEGEELIAFVVDFDSRLQAASQMTFTEGMYPARLLDSIQLLPQQAAMASILPTAIVNRVKMEEFLPPGASLKCTVCSYTADSVINFHQHLFSHLTQAAFRCNHCHFGFQTQRDLLQHQELHVPSGKLPRESDMEHSPSGTEDSLQPATDLLTRSELPQSQKAMQTKDASSDTELDKCEKKTQLFLTNQRPEIQPTTNKQSFSYTKIKSEPSSPRLASSPVQPNIGPSFPVGPFLSQFSFPQDITMVPQASEILAKMSELVHRRLRHGSSSYPPVIYSPLMPKGATCFECNITFNNLDNYLVHKKHYCSSRWQQMAKSPEFPSVSEKMPEALSPNTGQTSINLLNPAAHSADPENPLLQTSCINSSTVLDLIGPNGKGHDKDFSTQTKKLSTSTNNDDKINGKPVDVKNPSVPLVDGESDPNKTTCEACNITFSRHETYMVHKQYYCATRHDPPLKRSASNKVPAMQRTMRTRKRRKMYEMCLPEQEQRPPLVQQRFLDVANLSNPCTSTQEPTEGLGECYHPRCDIFPGIVSKHLETSLTINKCVPVSKCDTTHSSVSCLEMDVPIDLSKKCLSQSERTTTSPKRLLDYHECTVCKISFNKVENYLAHKQNFCPVTAHQRNDLGQLDGKVFPNPESERNSPDVSYERSIIKCEKNGNLKQPSPNGNLFSSHLATLQGLKVFSEAAQLIATKEENRHLFLPQCLYPGAIKKAKGADQLSPYYGIKPSDYISGSLVIHNTDIEQSTNAENESPKGQASSNGCAALKKDSLPLLPKNRGMVIVNGGLKQDERPAANPQQENISQNPQHEDDHKSPSWISENPLAANENVSPGIPSAEEQLSSIAKGVNGSTQAPTSGKYCRLCDIQFNNLSNFITHKKFYCSSHAAEHVK
- the ZFPM2 gene encoding zinc finger protein ZFPM2 isoform X1 translates to MVGFASDLLTQNLCVWILGCCGVTVSPGPLEDAIEDEEEECPSEETDIISKGDFPLEESFSTEFGPENLSCEEVEYFCNKGDDEGIQETAESDGDTQSEKPGQSGVETDDWDGPGELEVFQKDGERKIQSRQQLPVGTTWGPFPGKMDLNNNSLKTKAQVPMVLTAGPKWLLDVTWQGVEDNKNNCIVYSKGGQLWCTTTKAISEGEELIAFVVDFDSRLQAASQMTFTEGMYPARLLDSIQLLPQQAAMASILPTAIVNKDIFPCKSCGIWYRSERNLQAHLMYYCSGRQREAAPVSEENEDSAHQISSLCPFPQCTKSFSNARALEMHLNSHSGVKMEEFLPPGASLKCTVCSYTADSVINFHQHLFSHLTQAAFRCNHCHFGFQTQRDLLQHQELHVPSGKLPRESDMEHSPSGTEDSLQPATDLLTRSELPQSQKAMQTKDASSDTELDKCEKKTQLFLTNQRPEIQPTTNKQSFSYTKIKSEPSSPRLASSPVQPNIGPSFPVGPFLSQFSFPQDITMVPQASEILAKMSELVHRRLRHGSSSYPPVIYSPLMPKGATCFECNITFNNLDNYLVHKKHYCSSRWQQMAKSPEFPSVSEKMPEALSPNTGQTSINLLNPAAHSADPENPLLQTSCINSSTVLDLIGPNGKGHDKDFSTQTKKLSTSTNNDDKINGKPVDVKNPSVPLVDGESDPNKTTCEACNITFSRHETYMVHKQYYCATRHDPPLKRSASNKVPAMQRTMRTRKRRKMYEMCLPEQEQRPPLVQQRFLDVANLSNPCTSTQEPTEGLGECYHPRCDIFPGIVSKHLETSLTINKCVPVSKCDTTHSSVSCLEMDVPIDLSKKCLSQSERTTTSPKRLLDYHECTVCKISFNKVENYLAHKQNFCPVTAHQRNDLGQLDGKVFPNPESERNSPDVSYERSIIKCEKNGNLKQPSPNGNLFSSHLATLQGLKVFSEAAQLIATKEENRHLFLPQCLYPGAIKKAKGADQLSPYYGIKPSDYISGSLVIHNTDIEQSTNAENESPKGQASSNGCAALKKDSLPLLPKNRGMVIVNGGLKQDERPAANPQQENISQNPQHEDDHKSPSWISENPLAANENVSPGIPSAEEQLSSIAKGVNGSTQAPTSGKYCRLCDIQFNNLSNFITHKKFYCSSHAAEHVK
- the ZFPM2 gene encoding zinc finger protein ZFPM2 isoform X5; translation: MDLNNNSLKTKAQVPMVLTAGPKWLLDVTWQGVEDNKNNCIVYSKGGQLWCTTTKAISEGEELIAFVVDFDSRLQAASQMTFTEGMYPARLLDSIQLLPQQAAMASILPTAIVNKDIFPCKSCGIWYRSERNLQAHLMYYCSGRQREAAPVSEENEDSAHQISSLCPFPQCTKSFSNARALEMHLNSHSGVKMEEFLPPGASLKCTVCSYTADSVINFHQHLFSHLTQAAFRCNHCHFGFQTQRDLLQHQELHVPSGKLPRESDMEHSPSGTEDSLQPATDLLTRSELPQSQKAMQTKDASSDTELDKCEKKTQLFLTNQRPEIQPTTNKQSFSYTKIKSEPSSPRLASSPVQPNIGPSFPVGPFLSQFSFPQDITMVPQASEILAKMSELVHRRLRHGSSSYPPVIYSPLMPKGATCFECNITFNNLDNYLVHKKHYCSSRWQQMAKSPEFPSVSEKMPEALSPNTGQTSINLLNPAAHSADPENPLLQTSCINSSTVLDLIGPNGKGHDKDFSTQTKKLSTSTNNDDKINGKPVDVKNPSVPLVDGESDPNKTTCEACNITFSRHETYMVHKQYYCATRHDPPLKRSASNKVPAMQRTMRTRKRRKMYEMCLPEQEQRPPLVQQRFLDVANLSNPCTSTQEPTEGLGECYHPRCDIFPGIVSKHLETSLTINKCVPVSKCDTTHSSVSCLEMDVPIDLSKKCLSQSERTTTSPKRLLDYHECTVCKISFNKVENYLAHKQNFCPVTAHQRNDLGQLDGKVFPNPESERNSPDVSYERSIIKCEKNGNLKQPSPNGNLFSSHLATLQGLKVFSEAAQLIATKEENRHLFLPQCLYPGAIKKAKGADQLSPYYGIKPSDYISGSLVIHNTDIEQSTNAENESPKGQASSNGCAALKKDSLPLLPKNRGMVIVNGGLKQDERPAANPQQENISQNPQHEDDHKSPSWISENPLAANENVSPGIPSAEEQLSSIAKGVNGSTQAPTSGKYCRLCDIQFNNLSNFITHKKFYCSSHAAEHVK
- the ZFPM2 gene encoding zinc finger protein ZFPM2 isoform X3; protein product: MSRRKQSKPRQIKRDDEGIQETAESDGDTQSEKPGQSGVETDDWDGPGELEVFQKDGERKIQSRQQLPVGTTWGPFPGKMDLNNNSLKTKAQVPMVLTAGPKWLLDVTWQGVEDNKNNCIVYSKGGQLWCTTTKAISEGEELIAFVVDFDSRLQAASQMTFTEGMYPARLLDSIQLLPQQAAMASILPTAIVNKDIFPCKSCGIWYRSERNLQAHLMYYCSGRQREAAPVSEENEDSAHQISSLCPFPQCTKSFSNARALEMHLNSHSGVKMEEFLPPGASLKCTVCSYTADSVINFHQHLFSHLTQAAFRCNHCHFGFQTQRDLLQHQELHVPSGKLPRESDMEHSPSGTEDSLQPATDLLTRSELPQSQKAMQTKDASSDTELDKCEKKTQLFLTNQRPEIQPTTNKQSFSYTKIKSEPSSPRLASSPVQPNIGPSFPVGPFLSQFSFPQDITMVPQASEILAKMSELVHRRLRHGSSSYPPVIYSPLMPKGATCFECNITFNNLDNYLVHKKHYCSSRWQQMAKSPEFPSVSEKMPEALSPNTGQTSINLLNPAAHSADPENPLLQTSCINSSTVLDLIGPNGKGHDKDFSTQTKKLSTSTNNDDKINGKPVDVKNPSVPLVDGESDPNKTTCEACNITFSRHETYMVHKQYYCATRHDPPLKRSASNKVPAMQRTMRTRKRRKMYEMCLPEQEQRPPLVQQRFLDVANLSNPCTSTQEPTEGLGECYHPRCDIFPGIVSKHLETSLTINKCVPVSKCDTTHSSVSCLEMDVPIDLSKKCLSQSERTTTSPKRLLDYHECTVCKISFNKVENYLAHKQNFCPVTAHQRNDLGQLDGKVFPNPESERNSPDVSYERSIIKCEKNGNLKQPSPNGNLFSSHLATLQGLKVFSEAAQLIATKEENRHLFLPQCLYPGAIKKAKGADQLSPYYGIKPSDYISGSLVIHNTDIEQSTNAENESPKGQASSNGCAALKKDSLPLLPKNRGMVIVNGGLKQDERPAANPQQENISQNPQHEDDHKSPSWISENPLAANENVSPGIPSAEEQLSSIAKGVNGSTQAPTSGKYCRLCDIQFNNLSNFITHKKFYCSSHAAEHVK
- the ZFPM2 gene encoding zinc finger protein ZFPM2 isoform X2 — protein: MSRRKQSKPRQIKRPLEDAIEDEEEECPSEETDIISKGDFPLEESFSTEFGPENLSCEEVEYFCNKGDDEGIQETAESDGDTQSEKPGQSGVETDDWDGPGELEVFQKDGERKIQSRQQLPVGTTWGPFPGKMDLNNNSLKTKAQVPMVLTAGPKWLLDVTWQGVEDNKNNCIVYSKGGQLWCTTTKAISEGEELIAFVVDFDSRLQAASQMTFTEGMYPARLLDSIQLLPQQAAMASILPTAIVNKDIFPCKSCGIWYRSERNLQAHLMYYCSGRQREAAPVSEENEDSAHQISSLCPFPQCTKSFSNARALEMHLNSHSGVKMEEFLPPGASLKCTVCSYTADSVINFHQHLFSHLTQAAFRCNHCHFGFQTQRDLLQHQELHVPSGKLPRESDMEHSPSGTEDSLQPATDLLTRSELPQSQKAMQTKDASSDTELDKCEKKTQLFLTNQRPEIQPTTNKQSFSYTKIKSEPSSPRLASSPVQPNIGPSFPVGPFLSQFSFPQDITMVPQASEILAKMSELVHRRLRHGSSSYPPVIYSPLMPKGATCFECNITFNNLDNYLVHKKHYCSSRWQQMAKSPEFPSVSEKMPEALSPNTGQTSINLLNPAAHSADPENPLLQTSCINSSTVLDLIGPNGKGHDKDFSTQTKKLSTSTNNDDKINGKPVDVKNPSVPLVDGESDPNKTTCEACNITFSRHETYMVHKQYYCATRHDPPLKRSASNKVPAMQRTMRTRKRRKMYEMCLPEQEQRPPLVQQRFLDVANLSNPCTSTQEPTEGLGECYHPRCDIFPGIVSKHLETSLTINKCVPVSKCDTTHSSVSCLEMDVPIDLSKKCLSQSERTTTSPKRLLDYHECTVCKISFNKVENYLAHKQNFCPVTAHQRNDLGQLDGKVFPNPESERNSPDVSYERSIIKCEKNGNLKQPSPNGNLFSSHLATLQGLKVFSEAAQLIATKEENRHLFLPQCLYPGAIKKAKGADQLSPYYGIKPSDYISGSLVIHNTDIEQSTNAENESPKGQASSNGCAALKKDSLPLLPKNRGMVIVNGGLKQDERPAANPQQENISQNPQHEDDHKSPSWISENPLAANENVSPGIPSAEEQLSSIAKGVNGSTQAPTSGKYCRLCDIQFNNLSNFITHKKFYCSSHAAEHVK